The Paenibacillus sp. FSL W8-0426 region TGTTGGCGACGAAGTTGTTTTTTCCGCAAGGTCCGGGGCCGAACGATCGCGGGTTATCCCGCAAACACATCATGGAGCAGTGCGAGGCGAGCTTAAAGCGACTGGGCACGGATTACATCGATTTGTATCAATGCCATCGTTTTGATGCGGAGACTCCCGTTGACGAGACGCTTCGGGCACTGGATGACCTGCAGGCGCAAGGCAAAATTTTGTATGCAGGCGTCAGCGAATGGACGGCAGCACAGATCGCGGAAGCTTCCGGCATCGGCAGACGCCTGAATCTGCGGCCGCTTATTTCCAATCAGCCCATTTACAACATGTTTGAGCGGTACATCGAAAGAGAGGGTGTTGTTGAACGATGCGAGCAGGAAGGGCTGGGGCTGATCGTGTTTTCTCCGCTGGCGCAAGGCGTGTTGACCGGCAAATACAAACCTGGACAGCAGATTCCCGAGGGCACGCGGGCCGCGAATGATCAAACGAATGGCGTCATCAACAGCTATTTGCGCGACGACGTGCTCCAGTGCACCGCACAGCTTTCCGAACTGGCTGAAGAAATCGGGGCGTCGTTGTCCCAATTCGCTTTGGCATGGATTCTGCGTCAGCCTGCCGTGAGTTCGGCCATCATTGGCTCCAGCAGACCCGCGCAAATCGAAGAGAACATCAAAGCGACGGAGCTGGAGCTAACGCCGGATATCATTTCGCGTACGGAGGAAATTTTGTCCCAAGTCAGTCATTTCGCACCAATGAGATAAGAGAAGTCGATCACAGGTGCCAGCGAGCTTAAGGCTGAAATGTTTCCCCTCAGAAAATTGATAATTTTGAATTTTTCCACAAGAACCGAAGGGTTGGGCTACCAGCACTTCGGTTTTTGGCATGTAAAGAGAATATTGTTGGCAACAACATTCCCTTCCTATAACTTATAGAGGACAACATAGTGGATTAGTCGTCTTCCTTCTAATTACGGATTCAATCGTATATTTTGAAATAAGTTTTGGATATTTTCAAACAAATGGAAAGAATGAGGTATACTGAATTAAAGGGAATATCAGTAAAATGATATGGACATATCAAATTTATATTTAAGGATGTTAATTCTATGATAATGATACTAAGTGATTAAATGAATAATGGAGGAGAATGATGAAAAATAATAAGGTGTTGTGGGCGTCTATATCTATAATTATTTTAGTAGTCACCATGTCTCTTACTGGTTGTTTGAAAGTTCAAACAAGGATTATTCTCATGGGAGAGAGCGAACATTGGAGAGGCGAGTTCGATACTGCAGTAACAAGTGGAAGAGAAGAAAATGGAGAGTATACTATATTATACACAAAGGATAATTGGGGAGATATTAGAGGATATAAAATTGATATAAATGAAGGGAGAAATAAAAGACAGGAAGAAGGCGGTTTAGCTTCAAATGTTATAAAGTTCCCTATAACGCGAACAAAAGGTTCCCAAGTCAGTAGTAATGAAGACCAAACTATTGTCATCGAGTGGAAAGATCTCAATGGTAACAACTTTGAAGAAAAACTGACTTTAAAAGAAAAATAACTTATTAACTCAACTTTCGCAGCTCAAATCTCCAAACAAACCCTTGATATAGCTGGGTAAACCAGAGATCCATTCTTGTCGTTGACAAAAAAAGTCCGTTTTGTTCTGTTTTGTTTTTGCTTGAGACATGTCGAGAAATAAACTCATCAGTTGCAGAAGCGCCGTCTGGAAGTCCAGATCACGAACCTCATCGGCAAAGAGAAAAAAGAGTCCTCCCAGTGTGCGGTCATCACTGGTTTCGCGCCGTTCATATTCCATCGCCAACTAACGGCTGAATACCACCGTCGTGTGGCTAATCAGTTGGTCAAAGGAGCGTCCTTGAAATTCGGTTCCCAGTTTCAAATAGCTCTTCGTAACTTTAAAAAGGTCTCAATACTCCAACGCATCCCATAGATTCGTACAATTTCAGCGGCGTCCAGCGTAACATCTGTACTCAAAATGGTGAGCCATTCTCGTCTCTTATTTCGGTTGCGCACAAATACAAGCTTCACGGGCAGACCACACGAAGTATGCACAACCACAGAACCTTTGATGTCGTTTGTACTCGATTTGGGCAGGCTTTGAAACACGGCACTCAGTGTCATTCGCTGTCCCTGTACGAGATATCGCTGCTTCATTTCTTTGATCATTCCAATCACAGGCAGACCTCGGTCTGTGAGCTGGCGAAGAAGTGGAGCTTGCGTAAACCAACTGTCCGTGAGCACGTAATCCGCAGTGAAGCCGGCTTTTAAAGCTCGGTCTAACAAGCCTACAACCGCATCAGGCTTACGGAAAAAAGACTCCATTCGGCGTTTGTATCCATGGCTACGCCTCGAGAGATGGGAGGCCATTTCGCAAAAGCGATTGGCTAGTTTGGCGGAAGACAGCATGACAAAATCGAGCGGGGCAAAGCTAAAACCGTCCGACCAACCGAGGGTGAGCATGGTGTAGCCTTTGATGTATTTGCCTGTGGAGTGGTCAAATACACGTGCCAGCAGCTCTGCTTTTTTACTCCGGTTCCGGCTAAGTACTGAATCGTCAACGATAAATACACGCACGCGTTTGGAGGAAATGAGCGATTCAAAATAGCGTACGACCTGAAGACTTAATGTCTGCAAAAATCGCCGCCAGGCAAAGGAAGATTGATTCAAGAATCGATAGACAACATCTTTTCCTGGCAGGTCGGCTCCGCGGTCACTTTCCAGAAGGCGAAACCAATTTTTTCCTTCAAAAACCAACGAGAACACGATTCGAAAAATGGCTAAACTGGAAAGACCAAATGATTTGGAAATGCCTGCATGCCGCAAGGCTTTCCCGATGTGAAGTGTAGCAAAAAGTTTAGAAAAACGAGACTGTTCAGACAGGGAATGTTGTTGTAAC contains the following coding sequences:
- a CDS encoding aldo/keto reductase family protein; amino-acid sequence: MKYRRLGRSGLKVSEIGLGSWLTYGSATSEEAARACMHKAYELGINFFDTSNSYPGAEAVMGSTLKEYPRSSYVLATKLFFPQGPGPNDRGLSRKHIMEQCEASLKRLGTDYIDLYQCHRFDAETPVDETLRALDDLQAQGKILYAGVSEWTAAQIAEASGIGRRLNLRPLISNQPIYNMFERYIEREGVVERCEQEGLGLIVFSPLAQGVLTGKYKPGQQIPEGTRAANDQTNGVINSYLRDDVLQCTAQLSELAEEIGASLSQFALAWILRQPAVSSAIIGSSRPAQIEENIKATELELTPDIISRTEEILSQVSHFAPMR